A single window of Sphingobacterium sp. ML3W DNA harbors:
- a CDS encoding bifunctional 4-hydroxy-2-oxoglutarate aldolase/2-dehydro-3-deoxy-phosphogluconate aldolase, producing the protein MKTILSNIENAPIIPVYYHDDINQCIQILEACYAGGIRVFEFVNRGPEAYANFKSLLTYRDTHFKDLKLGIGTIKSKQQAIDFINIGAEFIVSPIIKPEIAEVTLKNNILWIPGCMTPTEIAVAEELGAPLVKLFPGDALGANFLRSIKPLFQSLKFMPTGGVSLDEENLTDWFSAGVTAVGMGSKLFSDPTSYEKEDYIENRLINAFKHIKTLR; encoded by the coding sequence ATGAAAACTATATTATCCAATATTGAAAATGCCCCAATTATTCCAGTATACTATCACGATGATATCAATCAATGCATTCAGATCCTAGAAGCTTGTTATGCGGGAGGTATCCGTGTTTTTGAATTTGTCAATAGAGGACCTGAAGCATATGCAAACTTCAAATCACTATTAACATACCGAGATACACATTTTAAAGATTTAAAGTTGGGGATTGGAACAATAAAAAGTAAACAACAAGCAATCGACTTTATCAACATCGGCGCCGAATTTATAGTAAGTCCAATCATAAAGCCAGAAATAGCCGAGGTCACACTAAAGAATAATATATTATGGATTCCGGGTTGCATGACACCTACAGAAATCGCAGTTGCCGAAGAGTTGGGAGCACCCTTAGTAAAACTATTCCCGGGAGATGCACTAGGGGCAAATTTTTTGAGATCTATTAAACCGCTGTTCCAATCCTTAAAATTTATGCCAACCGGAGGAGTATCATTAGATGAAGAGAATCTTACAGATTGGTTCAGCGCAGGTGTAACAGCCGTCGGAATGGGTTCAAAGTTATTTAGTGATCCTACATCATATGAGAAAGAGGACTACATCGAAAATCGATTGATAAATGCCTTCAAACATATTAAAACCTTAAGGTAG
- a CDS encoding SDR family oxidoreductase, translated as MGILDKFSLNNHVVVVTGATGVLGKSFVDALAEAGAKVAVLGRNVEKLQERVAAIEERGAEALAIQVDVLNESDVIKAKDEILAKWGTIDGLVNAAGGNIPGSTINPDQNLFDHNVQDTLKAIELNLYGTIIPTHIFGRVIAESGKGSIVNISSLAASRPLTRVLGYTVAKHGVDGYTKWMSVELALRYGDKVRVNAIAPGVFLTEQNRTLLINPDGSYSARAQKFINGMPFQRLGEPEELMGTLVYLLSDASALVTGETIFVDGGFNSWCGV; from the coding sequence ATGGGAATACTCGATAAATTTTCGTTAAATAATCATGTAGTTGTTGTTACTGGCGCAACTGGTGTACTTGGTAAATCTTTTGTGGATGCATTAGCCGAGGCTGGTGCGAAGGTTGCAGTATTGGGTCGTAATGTTGAGAAACTGCAAGAACGAGTGGCAGCTATTGAGGAGAGGGGAGCAGAAGCATTGGCGATTCAGGTGGATGTTTTGAACGAGAGCGATGTAATAAAAGCAAAAGATGAGATATTAGCAAAATGGGGAACGATAGACGGTTTAGTGAATGCAGCGGGTGGAAATATTCCTGGATCTACTATAAATCCGGATCAGAACCTTTTTGATCATAATGTACAGGACACTTTGAAGGCAATTGAACTTAATTTATACGGAACGATTATTCCAACACATATTTTTGGACGTGTGATTGCAGAATCTGGTAAGGGCTCTATTGTGAATATTTCTTCTTTAGCAGCTAGTAGACCATTGACAAGAGTTCTGGGGTATACGGTAGCTAAGCATGGCGTAGATGGCTATACGAAATGGATGTCTGTCGAGCTAGCATTACGCTATGGCGATAAGGTCCGAGTCAATGCGATTGCTCCTGGTGTGTTTCTAACAGAGCAAAACCGTACCTTATTGATTAATCCAGATGGTTCTTATTCCGCGAGGGCTCAGAAATTTATAAACGGGATGCCTTTTCAACGCTTAGGGGAGCCGGAGGAATTGATGGGTACGTTGGTTTACTTGCTGAGCGATGCGTCTGCTTTGGTCACTGGTGAAACAATTTTTGTTGATGGTGGTTTTAATTCTTGGTGTGGTGTTTAA
- the uxaC gene encoding glucuronate isomerase, with product MKNFINENFILHSDLAQQLYHNYAKDLPIIDYHNHLPPDQICNNHQFDNITQIWLYGDHYKWRAMRTLGVEEKYITGQASDFDKFQKWAEIVPQTLRNPLYHWTHMELKNPFGITELLNPASSAYIYEQTKEQLQGQDFSTQSLLTRFNVEMVGTTDDPTDHLNFHKTLKADNSFKTKVLPTFRPDKAFQLSKGDAFRVYLQKLSDISGVRIHNLDSLLEALDQRINYFDSLGCVASDHGLRYLPQKGKFTVMEVNAVLISVINGDDLRAIEVEDSFTFYVLSEISKKYHAKNWVQQFHLGPLRDTNKGKLAILGADTGYDSIGDYQQAERMADFFNYLDTTDQLAKTIIYNVNPADNAVFGTMIGNFQGEGVRGKIQFGSGWWYQDQLDGMIEQINALSNYGLISCFIGMLTDSRSFLSYSRHEYFRRLLANIFAEDMLKGYLPYDVDMIGKVIADICYHNASAYFKK from the coding sequence ATGAAAAACTTTATCAATGAGAATTTTATCCTGCATTCGGATCTAGCACAGCAGCTATACCATAATTATGCAAAAGATCTTCCTATTATAGATTATCATAACCATCTTCCTCCTGATCAAATTTGTAATAATCATCAGTTTGATAATATTACTCAAATTTGGCTGTATGGCGACCATTACAAATGGCGCGCTATGCGAACTTTGGGTGTGGAGGAAAAATACATTACAGGGCAAGCTTCTGATTTTGATAAATTTCAAAAATGGGCAGAAATTGTACCTCAGACCTTAAGAAATCCTTTATATCACTGGACGCATATGGAGTTGAAGAATCCATTTGGTATCACTGAATTACTAAATCCTGCTAGCTCGGCATACATTTATGAGCAGACAAAGGAGCAATTGCAAGGTCAAGATTTTAGTACGCAATCTTTATTGACTCGCTTTAATGTCGAAATGGTGGGAACTACCGACGACCCTACAGATCATCTGAACTTTCATAAGACCCTAAAGGCTGATAATAGTTTCAAGACTAAGGTGCTTCCTACATTTCGTCCAGATAAAGCTTTTCAACTTTCTAAAGGTGATGCATTCAGAGTATATCTTCAGAAACTATCTGATATCTCTGGAGTTCGGATACATAATCTGGACTCCTTGTTGGAGGCATTGGATCAACGTATCAACTACTTCGACTCCTTGGGCTGTGTAGCTTCTGATCATGGTTTGCGATACCTGCCTCAAAAAGGGAAGTTTACTGTAATGGAAGTGAATGCTGTACTTATTAGTGTAATAAATGGGGATGATTTGCGTGCGATTGAAGTGGAGGATAGTTTTACTTTTTATGTGCTCAGTGAGATAAGTAAAAAATATCATGCGAAAAATTGGGTGCAACAATTTCACTTGGGGCCTCTGCGTGATACAAATAAAGGAAAACTGGCAATTTTGGGGGCGGATACGGGCTATGACTCTATTGGTGATTATCAACAAGCAGAGCGAATGGCTGATTTTTTTAATTATCTGGATACGACAGATCAATTGGCCAAGACAATCATTTATAATGTGAATCCTGCGGATAATGCCGTTTTTGGGACAATGATCGGAAATTTTCAAGGAGAGGGTGTGAGAGGGAAAATTCAATTTGGTTCTGGATGGTGGTATCAAGATCAATTGGATGGCATGATAGAGCAGATTAATGCACTTTCTAATTATGGCTTGATTAGTTGCTTTATTGGTATGTTAACAGATTCGAGAAGTTTCTTGTCCTATTCAAGACATGAATATTTTAGAAGACTGCTCGCTAATATTTTTGCAGAAGATATGCTTAAAGGTTATCTGCCTTATGATGTAGATATGATCGGAAAAGTTATAGCTGACATTTGTTACCATAATGCATCAGCATATTTTAAAAAATAA
- a CDS encoding sugar kinase, producing the protein MNNKNVLCLGELLYRLQAKEENFFNNTSSLVYAYPGGSEANVAVALAELGVPTTYVSSAPQHSLTAEILNILNHKNVDTSKFIFGGERLGSYILQSANGLSNGEVIYDRKYSSFSTLKTEDIDWDGLFDNCTWFHWTALTPALNADLADLMLTALKIAHEKKITISVDLNYRSRLWQYGEQPLDIMSKLVGYCHVIMGNIWAANKMLGTTISDQLNRNTSSKDYFDYANIVANEIFVKYPHCKHIANTFRFMDNPQHNLFYGTYHTPIENKISAILETNEVIDRIGSGDAFMAGLIAAIYQKKSSQEIIDLATELGFKKLFNKGDFINL; encoded by the coding sequence ATGAATAACAAGAATGTCCTTTGCTTAGGCGAGCTTCTGTATCGGCTACAAGCAAAAGAAGAAAATTTTTTTAATAACACCTCTTCACTCGTATATGCTTATCCCGGAGGTTCTGAAGCCAATGTCGCTGTTGCTCTAGCAGAACTGGGCGTTCCGACGACTTATGTATCATCTGCTCCACAACACTCCTTAACAGCAGAAATTTTAAACATATTAAATCATAAAAACGTCGACACATCTAAATTCATATTTGGAGGCGAGCGTTTGGGCTCTTATATCCTTCAGTCTGCCAATGGATTATCAAACGGAGAAGTCATATACGATCGGAAGTACTCTTCTTTTTCGACACTGAAAACTGAAGATATTGATTGGGATGGCCTTTTTGATAACTGTACTTGGTTTCACTGGACTGCATTAACACCTGCTTTAAATGCTGATTTAGCTGATCTTATGTTAACGGCACTAAAAATTGCACATGAAAAAAAGATAACAATATCTGTCGACCTTAATTATAGAAGCCGTTTATGGCAATATGGCGAACAACCACTTGATATCATGTCCAAACTAGTTGGATATTGCCATGTTATTATGGGGAACATTTGGGCGGCAAATAAAATGCTCGGCACCACAATAAGCGATCAACTCAATCGGAACACATCTTCGAAAGATTATTTTGACTATGCAAATATTGTCGCTAATGAAATATTCGTAAAATATCCACATTGCAAACACATCGCGAATACGTTTCGTTTTATGGATAACCCACAGCATAATCTTTTTTACGGGACCTATCATACACCAATCGAAAATAAAATCAGTGCAATCTTGGAGACAAATGAAGTGATTGATCGTATTGGAAGCGGAGATGCATTTATGGCAGGATTAATTGCTGCTATCTACCAAAAGAAATCATCACAAGAAATTATTGATTTGGCAACAGAATTAGGATTTAAGAAACTATTTAATAAAGGCGATTTTATCAATTTATAA
- a CDS encoding ABC transporter ATP-binding protein, giving the protein MALEIKNLSKTYNKEKKALSDISLTIGKGMFGLLGQNGAGKSTLMRTIATLQNPDSGGIFLDGINVLKEPEEMRKILGYLPQDFGVYENVTAFEMLHHIAKMKGVANKLQRNETIEELLHRVNLHDVKDRKLSHYSGGMRQRFGIAQALLGDPKIIIVDEPTAGLDPMERNRFYNLLSDIGENTIVILSTHIVEDVSTLCNDMAIIGHGKVLKAGKPNEIEQELSGKLWTKKLEKAELKKVQEKHQVISTYYEAGKPVLTVLAEQQPDPSFSSKRPTLEDAYFNLMFQQNIK; this is encoded by the coding sequence ATGGCATTAGAAATTAAAAATTTATCAAAAACGTATAATAAAGAGAAAAAAGCCTTATCAGATATTAGCCTTACAATTGGTAAGGGAATGTTTGGACTATTGGGGCAAAATGGTGCAGGAAAATCTACTTTGATGCGAACCATTGCAACCTTACAGAATCCAGACTCTGGAGGTATATTTTTAGATGGCATTAATGTTCTGAAAGAACCCGAGGAAATGCGAAAGATATTGGGCTACCTTCCTCAAGATTTTGGTGTTTATGAAAATGTAACCGCATTTGAAATGCTACATCATATAGCTAAGATGAAAGGTGTCGCAAATAAATTACAAAGGAATGAAACCATTGAAGAACTACTTCATCGTGTCAACCTTCATGATGTTAAAGACCGTAAACTTTCCCATTATTCTGGGGGAATGCGTCAGCGATTTGGAATAGCTCAGGCATTATTAGGGGATCCAAAAATTATTATTGTTGATGAACCTACAGCAGGGCTTGATCCGATGGAACGCAATCGGTTTTACAATTTATTAAGCGACATTGGAGAGAATACTATTGTTATTCTCTCTACCCATATTGTTGAGGACGTTTCTACTTTGTGTAATGATATGGCGATTATTGGCCATGGGAAAGTATTGAAGGCTGGAAAACCTAATGAAATAGAGCAAGAGCTTTCTGGTAAGCTATGGACGAAAAAATTGGAAAAGGCTGAATTAAAAAAAGTGCAGGAAAAACATCAGGTGATTTCTACCTATTACGAAGCAGGAAAGCCAGTTTTGACTGTTCTGGCAGAACAACAACCAGATCCTTCGTTCTCTTCTAAGAGGCCTACTTTGGAGGACGCTTACTTCAACTTAATGTTCCAACAAAATATCAAATAA
- a CDS encoding TonB-dependent receptor — protein sequence MKFQIVFNTFLILICSILSLKAQELKTIRGTVQDVNGLNLPGVIVSIQETNLTTQTDAGGNFELRVSEKKVIHLKSSYIGYKTLETTIDLNVDNIQSLILTLQENITALEEVIITAEKKETKLQKTAIAVSSISSKEIERRKITEMSDMVMAVPNLITMSGGSPTLNIMSIRGILTFSTDPAIGVYIDGVPMFDGYATSSQLQDIERVEVLRGPQSTLYGRNALGGVINILTKQPGNMQKGFAEVGIGNYNAQEYRAGISTPLIKNKLFASVNGFYTTRKGLYKNEYTGKDFDDYKNYGGNFFLKYLVIEKLSFVLNSKLEKNDIIGAFAYAPNVAYAFDKPYTVNQDGSNIENRTLSTTSLQAKYQLEKWEVSSLTGYNYLSDTYDNYDYDFSPYDVMTWNAPKRPQNTWTQEFKVVSRNLGRWDITGGLFGFIENKAATTHTIYGSDAVRIDPNAPYTSSSISDQKGKGFAAYAHLTYALTNKLKLTGGLRYDYDEKELILYDKYKKDPDPAQVFPSKTVNSSANAISPKVNLSYLASEDITLYANYAKGFRPGGVNQYGSANSTHLTYDPEYTDNYEIGVKTEWFEQRLRANFAAFYTNWKDQQQTLMAPENYVDNIGEMYSKGLELEITALPIKNLEIKYNIGIVNTEYDKLLLLNEDGTGNVDYKGNKQIFTPDFSSSLSVTYSGKISNDLGFFIVPEWKYLGKQYMTYYNDLVQDPFYLLNLNAGLKYKKYEIKFWAKNITDSRYISFAYANYRGNGTQVSLGLPTTYGISAKVSF from the coding sequence ATGAAATTTCAAATTGTATTCAATACATTTTTAATCCTGATCTGCTCAATATTATCATTGAAAGCACAAGAGTTAAAAACAATTCGTGGAACTGTTCAGGATGTTAATGGTTTAAACCTTCCTGGTGTTATTGTTTCTATCCAGGAAACTAACCTGACCACACAGACTGATGCGGGTGGTAATTTTGAACTAAGGGTTTCTGAAAAAAAAGTTATTCATCTCAAAAGTTCTTACATCGGTTATAAGACATTAGAAACGACAATTGATTTAAATGTAGATAATATTCAAAGCTTGATTCTAACATTACAAGAAAATATAACAGCTTTAGAAGAAGTAATTATTACTGCGGAAAAGAAAGAGACAAAGCTCCAAAAAACGGCTATAGCCGTTTCCTCTATATCATCTAAAGAAATAGAACGACGCAAGATAACAGAAATGAGCGACATGGTGATGGCAGTGCCCAACCTGATAACCATGAGCGGGGGGTCTCCAACTTTAAATATTATGTCTATCCGAGGGATTTTGACATTTTCAACCGACCCAGCTATCGGAGTTTATATTGATGGTGTGCCTATGTTTGACGGATATGCTACTTCTTCTCAGCTTCAAGATATAGAAAGAGTTGAAGTATTGAGAGGGCCACAGAGTACGTTATATGGACGGAATGCGCTAGGTGGTGTTATCAATATTTTGACAAAGCAGCCCGGAAATATGCAAAAAGGGTTTGCAGAGGTTGGTATAGGAAATTATAATGCTCAAGAATACAGAGCAGGTATTTCAACTCCATTAATCAAAAATAAGTTATTTGCGTCTGTAAATGGTTTTTATACAACAAGAAAAGGATTGTACAAAAATGAATATACAGGAAAAGACTTTGATGATTATAAAAATTATGGAGGGAATTTTTTCCTTAAATATCTAGTCATTGAAAAATTATCTTTTGTATTGAATTCTAAATTAGAAAAAAATGACATCATTGGAGCATTCGCTTATGCGCCCAATGTGGCTTATGCCTTTGACAAGCCTTACACAGTGAATCAAGATGGAAGTAACATAGAGAACCGTACTTTATCGACAACATCATTGCAGGCTAAATACCAGCTTGAAAAATGGGAAGTTTCATCCTTAACGGGATACAATTATTTAAGCGATACCTATGACAATTATGATTATGATTTTTCACCCTATGATGTAATGACTTGGAATGCTCCAAAACGTCCTCAGAATACATGGACACAAGAGTTTAAAGTGGTATCAAGAAACTTAGGACGATGGGATATTACAGGTGGATTGTTTGGATTTATTGAAAACAAGGCAGCGACAACACATACAATATATGGATCTGATGCAGTAAGAATAGATCCAAACGCACCTTATACCTCTTCGTCAATCTCAGACCAAAAAGGGAAAGGGTTTGCGGCTTATGCCCATTTAACTTACGCCCTTACTAATAAATTAAAATTAACAGGAGGACTTCGTTATGATTATGATGAAAAAGAGCTGATTTTATATGATAAATACAAAAAAGATCCAGATCCTGCTCAAGTTTTTCCTTCTAAAACCGTTAATTCCTCTGCTAATGCTATCTCACCTAAAGTGAATCTTTCTTACTTAGCTTCTGAAGACATTACCTTATATGCGAACTATGCAAAAGGCTTTCGTCCAGGTGGTGTAAACCAATACGGAAGTGCAAACAGTACACATTTAACATATGATCCGGAGTATACAGATAATTATGAAATTGGTGTCAAAACAGAATGGTTTGAGCAGAGGTTAAGGGCTAATTTTGCAGCATTCTACACTAATTGGAAAGACCAGCAGCAAACATTGATGGCTCCTGAAAATTATGTTGACAATATTGGCGAAATGTATAGTAAAGGGTTAGAATTGGAAATTACAGCATTGCCAATCAAAAATCTTGAAATAAAATATAATATAGGCATAGTTAATACTGAATACGACAAACTTTTATTGCTAAACGAAGATGGAACAGGTAATGTAGATTACAAGGGTAACAAACAAATTTTCACACCTGATTTTTCATCTTCTTTATCTGTGACATATTCTGGAAAAATCAGCAATGATCTTGGTTTCTTTATTGTACCAGAATGGAAATATTTAGGTAAGCAATACATGACCTATTACAACGATCTGGTACAAGATCCTTTTTATTTGCTCAATTTGAATGCAGGACTTAAATACAAGAAATATGAAATCAAATTCTGGGCAAAAAACATAACAGATAGTCGTTATATCTCTTTTGCCTACGCTAATTACAGAGGAAACGGCACGCAGGTTTCATTAGGTCTTCCTACAACTTATGGTATAAGTGCAAAAGTTAGTTTTTAA
- a CDS encoding helix-turn-helix domain-containing protein: MIEQPMTLKLFDNDLSNILIEKEYPDPFLYLEGGIMESTTYLKHPIGKGEYKEIYFEGVHIGFGSASLSDRILLHFESDFETIEMHFALKGKSTAMSETFNKSISFEAHHHNIIYANGMCGKMQWECGDFQLCEINLSPKFFKKFLPQDSALFDEFRNVIEKGNSGLLSNYNSHISHQMYQIIDEIMNCNRQGIFKRMFLEAKVIELLLLQFEQFSDPLIFNTTLRRSDVDKVYAVREFILGNLTSACSLIDLAHKVGTNEFTLKKGFKELFGTSVFAFWNDTKMEEAKLLLTEQNMNITEVSYAIGYKNQRHFSTAFKKKYGILPSQLKK; encoded by the coding sequence TTGATTGAACAACCAATGACTTTAAAATTATTCGACAACGATTTATCGAACATACTCATAGAAAAAGAGTATCCTGATCCCTTTCTATATTTAGAAGGAGGGATTATGGAGAGTACTACTTATTTGAAACATCCAATTGGCAAAGGTGAATATAAAGAGATTTATTTTGAAGGGGTACATATAGGTTTTGGAAGTGCTTCGCTGTCAGATAGGATATTACTACATTTTGAAAGTGATTTTGAAACCATAGAGATGCACTTTGCTTTAAAAGGAAAAAGTACAGCTATGAGTGAAACATTTAATAAATCCATAAGTTTTGAAGCACATCATCATAATATCATTTATGCTAATGGGATGTGTGGAAAAATGCAATGGGAATGTGGTGATTTTCAGTTATGTGAAATCAATTTATCTCCAAAATTCTTCAAGAAATTCCTGCCACAGGACTCCGCTTTATTTGATGAATTTCGTAATGTTATAGAAAAAGGAAACTCAGGTTTATTAAGTAATTACAATAGCCATATAAGTCATCAAATGTATCAAATCATTGATGAAATAATGAACTGTAATAGACAAGGGATCTTTAAAAGAATGTTTCTAGAAGCTAAGGTCATTGAGCTTCTATTGCTTCAATTTGAGCAATTTTCAGACCCATTAATTTTTAATACTACCCTCAGAAGATCTGACGTTGATAAAGTCTATGCGGTTAGAGAATTTATCTTAGGAAATCTTACTTCTGCCTGCTCACTTATAGATCTTGCTCATAAGGTAGGAACCAATGAATTTACTCTTAAAAAAGGATTCAAGGAATTATTCGGTACTTCTGTTTTTGCTTTCTGGAACGATACTAAGATGGAAGAAGCAAAACTATTACTTACCGAACAAAATATGAATATAACCGAGGTTTCTTATGCTATCGGATATAAAAATCAACGCCATTTTTCTACTGCTTTTAAGAAAAAATACGGCATACTTCCCAGTCAACTGAAAAAGTAA
- the uxuA gene encoding mannonate dehydratase: MRKLEQTWRWYGPNDPVSLEDIKQAGATGIVTALHHLPHGAIWPVEDILERKNIIEEAGLVWSVVESLPVHEAIKTRAENAEYYIGNYIKSLENLAQCGVKIIAYNFMPVLDWTRTQLDLVLKNGAKALYFDWIDLAVFDIYILKREHAKKDYSNAVLDMADEKFTSYTQMELDALAKIVLMGIPGEHDISLQDLNNSIVVYSKIGRTGLLENLLYFLNSIASVCERDGIKMSIHPDDPPYAILGLPRIVSNLIDLEAILAGVNMPFNGICFCTGSLGASQSNDVVTLLDKVKARVYFSHLRNVRKDKLGSFYEADHLDGDVNMFAIMKILTEENQKRDKPIPFRPDHGHQMLDDLNKTTNPGYSAIGRLRGLAELRGLEYGILGE, translated from the coding sequence ATGAGAAAATTAGAGCAAACCTGGAGATGGTACGGTCCTAATGACCCTGTTTCTTTAGAAGATATTAAGCAAGCAGGTGCGACAGGTATTGTCACTGCATTACATCATTTACCCCATGGTGCCATATGGCCAGTCGAAGATATTTTAGAACGCAAAAATATTATTGAGGAGGCAGGATTAGTTTGGTCTGTGGTGGAGAGCCTTCCGGTACATGAGGCAATTAAGACTCGTGCGGAAAATGCAGAATATTATATTGGAAATTATATCAAATCTTTAGAAAATCTAGCGCAATGTGGTGTTAAGATAATTGCATATAATTTTATGCCCGTTTTAGACTGGACTAGAACCCAGTTAGACCTTGTGTTGAAAAATGGCGCAAAGGCGCTGTATTTTGACTGGATTGATTTAGCTGTATTCGATATTTATATTTTGAAACGTGAACATGCTAAAAAAGATTATTCAAATGCAGTTTTAGATATGGCGGATGAGAAGTTTACATCTTATACACAAATGGAATTGGATGCTTTAGCTAAAATAGTCTTAATGGGTATTCCAGGAGAGCATGATATTAGTTTACAAGATTTAAATAATAGTATTGTTGTCTATAGTAAAATTGGAAGAACGGGATTGCTTGAGAATTTGTTGTATTTTCTAAATTCAATCGCTTCCGTTTGTGAAAGAGATGGTATTAAGATGTCCATCCATCCGGATGATCCTCCTTATGCTATTTTAGGTTTACCTAGAATTGTAAGTAACCTAATTGATTTGGAAGCTATATTGGCGGGAGTGAATATGCCGTTTAATGGCATCTGTTTCTGTACAGGTTCTTTAGGGGCGAGTCAGTCAAACGATGTTGTGACATTATTGGACAAAGTGAAGGCGCGTGTTTATTTTTCTCATTTGAGAAACGTGAGGAAAGATAAATTGGGCAGCTTCTATGAAGCTGATCATCTTGATGGAGATGTCAATATGTTTGCTATAATGAAAATTTTGACTGAGGAGAACCAAAAGAGAGACAAACCTATCCCCTTTAGGCCGGATCATGGACATCAGATGCTCGACGATTTAAATAAAACAACAAATCCAGGTTATTCTGCGATAGGCAGATTAAGGGGACTTGCAGAGTTAAGGGGATTGGAATATGGAATTTTAGGAGAATAA
- a CDS encoding helix-turn-helix domain-containing protein: MENATELDTQNLTMKMADNNSSSIHPFISHKKDDFGVCVHEIFMDDTQTIHLENLSNAVSDFTIPYIRNAIIFQYQFSGKGELSINDEKIKLKANEQSFYINNEMKHTLSLSPSAVCCIIQLNSKTVEKYFQEMQIRRQLHFPHHPETKYPFHKHQLPLTPPMRDCIDEIFRSERRGIFLRLQLESNILRLIMLQFEQMENHDCELFCSLKRNEVNKIYKAKKKITDHLNRWYTISELSAMVGTNECSLKKGFKEVYGSPIFEFIQNYKMKEAYKMLYDTELNIFNISDKLGYKNATHFSAAFKRKFGVSPTTIKQKRISLKI; this comes from the coding sequence ATGGAAAATGCAACAGAATTAGATACACAAAATTTAACTATGAAGATGGCAGACAATAATTCTTCATCTATTCATCCTTTTATATCTCACAAAAAAGATGATTTTGGTGTTTGTGTTCACGAAATTTTTATGGACGATACACAAACTATACATCTTGAAAATCTATCAAATGCAGTATCCGATTTTACAATACCCTATATAAGAAATGCTATTATTTTTCAATATCAATTTTCTGGCAAGGGAGAATTAAGCATCAACGATGAAAAAATAAAGTTAAAAGCTAATGAGCAAAGCTTTTATATAAACAACGAAATGAAGCATACTTTAAGTCTAAGTCCAAGTGCGGTATGTTGTATTATCCAGCTAAATAGTAAAACTGTAGAAAAATATTTTCAAGAGATGCAAATTCGTCGGCAATTACATTTTCCTCACCATCCGGAAACTAAATATCCATTTCACAAACATCAATTACCGCTTACACCTCCTATGCGGGATTGTATCGATGAAATTTTTCGGTCTGAAAGACGAGGTATATTTTTGAGGCTACAGTTGGAGTCAAACATTCTCCGTTTAATAATGCTTCAGTTTGAACAAATGGAAAATCATGATTGTGAGCTATTCTGTTCATTGAAAAGAAATGAAGTAAACAAGATATATAAGGCTAAAAAGAAGATTACTGACCATCTCAACCGATGGTATACGATATCAGAATTATCGGCTATGGTTGGGACAAATGAGTGTTCATTGAAAAAAGGTTTTAAAGAAGTTTACGGATCTCCGATATTTGAGTTTATCCAAAACTATAAGATGAAGGAAGCTTATAAAATGCTCTATGATACAGAATTGAATATTTTTAACATCAGTGATAAATTAGGGTATAAAAATGCTACCCATTTTTCTGCAGCTTTCAAACGTAAATTTGGTGTTTCTCCTACAACCATAAAACAGAAGCGTATTAGTTTAAAAATTTAA